The genomic interval AACGCCGCAGCCAGGACATTCCGATCAAGTCGCCGGAGCAGTTGGTCACGCTCGCCTCGATCGTCGAGAAGGAGACCGGCAAGCCCGACGAGCGCAGCCGCGTCGCCGCCGTCTTCACTAACCGCCTGAAGCAGAAGATCAAGCTGCAGTCCGATCCGACCATCATCTACGGCCTGGTCGGGGGCAAGGGGACGCTGGGCCGTCCGATCAAGCGCAGCGAGATCACCCAGCCGTCGCCCTACAATACCTACGTGATCGACGGCCTGCCGCCGGGCCCGATCTCCAATCCCGGCCGCGCCTCGCTGGAAGCCGCCGCCAACCCGGCCCGCACCCGCGACCTCTATTTCGTCGCCGACGGCACCGGCGGGCATTCCTTCACGGAAACCTACGACGCGCACCAGAAGAACGTCGCCAAGCTGCGCGCGATGGAGAAGCAGATCCAGAACGACACCGTGGAGCCCGCTGACGACGCGCAGGCGCCGGCCGCGGCCGCCCCGGCGGACAATGCGCCCACGGCAACGACCAAGCCAACCCAGCAGAAGAAGCCGCCTGCGGCGCGGCCGGCGACCAATCCGCCCGCACCGGCGCGGCAGGGTGCCATTCAAACCACGCCGCCCGTGGTCCAGCGCTAGCCGTCGCACGGCCCTGCGGGCTTTCACGGATTCCACTTTCCTGCAAAAAAGTCTTAAGATTCGCATGCCTTGATGGCCTCGCGAATCTCATCTGTCCGGAGAAGCTCACCCGATGGCGCTGTCGTCCATGACCGGCTTTGCCCGAAGCCACGGTGCGAGCGGGCCTTACACGTTCGAATGGGAATTGAAGTCGGTCAACGCCAAGGGCTTTGACCTGCGCGTGCGGCTGCCACAGGGCTTTGACGAGGTCGAGGCCCACGCCAAGAAGCGCGCGGGCGAGGTGCTGTCGCGCGGCACCGTCTACGCCAATCTCAACGTCAAGCGCGCCAATGCGGCGGCGTCGGTGCGGATCAACGAGGACGTGCTCAATGCCGTGCTGAAAGTCGCGGCCCAATTGTCCGGCCGGGTCGACGCGGTGGCGCCGAGCATCGACGGCCTGCTGTCGATCAAGGGCGTGATCGAGGTCGCCGAGCCCGAGAGCAACGAGGACGAGGACAAGGCGGCGCGCGCCGCCGTGGCCGAAGCCTTCGACAAGGCGCTCGCCGAGCTCGTCGAGATGCGCAAGCGCGAGGGTACCTCGCTCGGACAAATCCTCATCCAACGCGTGGACGAGATCGAGGGATTGGCGAAGAAGGCGGAGGCCTCGCCGGGCCGCAAGCCGGAGGCGATCCGGGCGCGGCTCGCCGAGCAGATCGCGACGCTGCTCGATACGTCCGATCGCTTCGACGCCGACCGGCTCACCCAGGAAGCGCTGATGATCGCGACCAAGGCCGACATCCGCGAGGAGCTCGACCGCATCGCCTCGCACGTCGCGCAGGCGCGCGAGCTGATCGGCAAGGGCGGCCCGATCGGCCGCAAGCTCGACTTCCTGGCGCAGGAGTTTCATCGCGAGGTCAACACCTGCTGCTCGAAGTCGAACGACATCGAGCTGACCAACACGGGGCTCGCCATGAAGAACGTGGTCGAGCAGTTCCGCGAGCAGGTTCAGAATCTGGAGTGATCGATGACGACGGGCGGTCACGGATTTGACGGTGTCGAGCGGCGCGGATTGATGTTCGTGCTGTCGTCGCCTTCGGGCGCAGGCAAGACCACGCTGTCGCGCCTTCTGATCGAACGCATGCCCGGACTGAAGATGTCGGTCTCGGCGACGACGCGCGCGAAGCGGCCCGGGGAGGTCGACGGGCGCGACTATCAGTTCGTCGACAAGCCCAGCTTCGAAGAGATGGTGAAGCAGGACGAACTGCTGGAATGGGCGACCGTCTTCGACAATCGCTATGGCACGCCGCGCGCCCCCGTCGAGGCCGCGCTGTCAGCGGGCCAGGACGTGCTGTTCGACATCGATTGGCAGGGCACGCAGCAATTGCGTGAGAAGGCCCGCGCCGACGTCGTCAGCGTGTTCATCCTGCCGCCGTCGGCGGCCGATCTCGAGAAGCGGCTGCACTCGCGGGCCCAGGATTCCGACGAGGTCATCCGCAAGCGGATGAGCCGCGCCAGCGACGAGATGAGCCACTGGGCCGAGTACGACTACATCGTGATCAACCACGACGTCGACGAAGCCTTCGCCGAAGTGCAGTCGATCCTGAAGGCCGAGCGCCTCAAGCGCGAACGGCGGACTGGCCTCGTTGGATTCGTACGAGGTCTGCAAGGTCAGCTTCAGGGCTAGTCTGCGTCAATCGCGGCCCTTCCTTCGCCAGCCGTTCCAACATTTTGGTGATGATGTCGATGTCGACGGTGTCGGCATCATCGGTCTTTTCCGTCTCGGCGCGGGCTTCGATCGTCTCGGCCTCAGGCTCCGGCGAAACGTCGTCGAAGGCGATCGCCGCCGCCTCCGCTTCATCCGTTGCATGGATGTCGTTCTCCGCCGCGGGGACGGCGTCGCCCACCACGCGAACATCGGCTGCCTCAGTTGCGGGAGCAGCGTCGCGCTGCGGTTGCGGGAGTGCGAAGGAGAAGTCGAACGGTTGCGGCTGCTGTTGCTGCTTCAATTGCTTCAGCCGCTGCAAGCGCGGTGCGGCTGCTTCGGCCCACGGCGCGCGGGCGTTGTCGGCCGGCGGCTCCCAATTGACCCGGCGGCGCGTGCCGTCATGTGCCCGGACGCGCGCGCCGGAGCCGGCGAAACGATAGATCGCGCTGCCGAGGATGCCGGCAAGCGTCAGGGCGCCGCCGATGACGAGGAGCAGCGTTTGCAGCGAGCCGGTCGGCTTGTCGGCGGGAGCCGGCGTCGCCGGCGCTGTGACGGCGGGCGCAGTTGCAGGCTCGGGGGCAGGCTCCGGGGCAGGGCGTGCATCGGCCAGTTTCGTCGCGGGCGCCGCGGCGGGTTGCGGGGCGGGAGCCGTTGCGGCGGAGGCGTCAGGCCAGCGCGCGTTCAGCGCGGGCTGTTCCGCGCTGTCGGCGGAAGCGCTCAGGCGCTGATTGAGGGGCTGAGACGCCGTCGCTTTCGGCGCCAGGATCGATGCCGTCGTATCCTGCGCAACAGTGCCTTGTGGCGTCGGCCATTCGGCGCGCGCATCCTGCATGGAGCGCGGGGCGGGTGTTTCGGGCTTCTGCGAGGCCGCAGTCGTCTGGGTGCTTTGCGCGCTCTTCGTGCCTTCGGCGCGCAGATACCAGCACTGCCGCTTGGTGCCGCGCTCGACGCGGTAATACCAATGTTGGCCCTCGGGCGCCGTCTTCTTCGGCGAGACCAGGCAATCGTCGGCGGCATTGGCTGCGGCGTCATTGGCTGCGGTTGGCGCGGCTTCAGTGCTCGGCGCATTCTGCGACACCGCCGACAACGGCGCTCCCGCCAGCACGCTGGCGAATAGTGCGGATAT from Bradyrhizobium arachidis carries:
- the gmk gene encoding guanylate kinase yields the protein MTTGGHGFDGVERRGLMFVLSSPSGAGKTTLSRLLIERMPGLKMSVSATTRAKRPGEVDGRDYQFVDKPSFEEMVKQDELLEWATVFDNRYGTPRAPVEAALSAGQDVLFDIDWQGTQQLREKARADVVSVFILPPSAADLEKRLHSRAQDSDEVIRKRMSRASDEMSHWAEYDYIVINHDVDEAFAEVQSILKAERLKRERRTGLVGFVRGLQGQLQG
- a CDS encoding YicC/YloC family endoribonuclease — its product is MALSSMTGFARSHGASGPYTFEWELKSVNAKGFDLRVRLPQGFDEVEAHAKKRAGEVLSRGTVYANLNVKRANAAASVRINEDVLNAVLKVAAQLSGRVDAVAPSIDGLLSIKGVIEVAEPESNEDEDKAARAAVAEAFDKALAELVEMRKREGTSLGQILIQRVDEIEGLAKKAEASPGRKPEAIRARLAEQIATLLDTSDRFDADRLTQEALMIATKADIREELDRIASHVAQARELIGKGGPIGRKLDFLAQEFHREVNTCCSKSNDIELTNTGLAMKNVVEQFREQVQNLE